One genomic segment of Columba livia isolate bColLiv1 breed racing homer chromosome W unlocalized genomic scaffold, bColLiv1.pat.W.v2 SUPER_W_unloc_4, whole genome shotgun sequence includes these proteins:
- the LOC135577483 gene encoding cyclin-dependent kinase inhibitor 1B-like, which yields MINRDLKKHCQEMEEACQRKWNFDFQNHKPLEGRYEWQAVEKGSSPDFYFRPPRLLKAVCKSASRQSLDVNGNCQNVVFVGSQGISEDTHCVDQKTDVSENQTDFAEQCTGQRKRPATDDSSPQNKRANTTEEEVSEDSPSASQWRRRGGKGPATLVGSK from the coding sequence atgaTAAACAGGGACTTGAAGAAGCACTGCCAGGAGATGGAGGAGGCATGCCAGAGGAAGTGGAATTTCGATTTCCAGAATCACAAGCCGCTGGAAGGCAGGTACGAGTGGCAAGCCGTGGAGAAGGGGAGCTCGCCTGACTTCTACTTCAGACCCCCCAGGCTACTGAAAGCTGTCTGCAAGTCCGCCAGCCGCCAGAGCTTGGACGTAAACGGGAATTGCCAAAACGTGGTTTTTGTTGGCTCTCAGGGAATCTCAGAGGACACTCACTGTGTAGATCAAAAGACTgatgtttctgaaaatcagacGGACTTTGCAGAGCAGTGCACTGGGCAGAGGAAAAGACCTGCCACCGATGATTCCTCTCCTCAAAATAAAAGAGCCAACACAACAGAAGAAGAGGTTTCAGAAGACTCCCCCAGTGCCAGTCAGTGGAGGCGGCGGGGGGGGAAAGGACCTGCAactttggtaggcagtaagtga